The following coding sequences are from one Poecilia reticulata strain Guanapo linkage group LG18, Guppy_female_1.0+MT, whole genome shotgun sequence window:
- the cckar gene encoding cholecystokinin receptor type A isoform X1, which produces METVTAYDFLINSTDLSNVLSRFGINISDYEPRRGPSPKSNDISQPVRIVLYSIIFLLSLIGNSIIIVVLLHVKRRSRITITNLFLLSLAVSDLMISLVCIPFTLVPNVMKDFIFGLGMCKMVMYFMGVSVSVSTFNLVAISIERYYAICSPLASMAWQTRSHAKKVITATWVVSSILMLPYPISSTLIPFTRLDNSTGHMCRLVWPNAVFQQSWYIALLLVLFLIPGIMMATAYGRICVKLYKGIRRAQSLKSSSSERHSSTGSVKPANGNGCNSSESKRTRRSKSGELPETSRNSRQNELVANKRVIHMLIIIVVLFFLCWTPIYVVNAWKAFDKTSANRLTGAPISFIHLLSYTSSCVNPIVYCFMNKRFRRAILANYKISWRIRKWFYYGKTKRPSVLHNDVERRFTLSSGMNVYSQSMRESTPCVNTNIPMTQCSKVP; this is translated from the exons ATGGAGACTGTCACGGCCTATGACTTCTTGATTAATTCAACAGATCTGAGCAACGTCTTGAGCCGCTTCGGGATCAATATTTCGGATTACGAGCCAAGACGGGGCCCCTCTCCAAAGTCTAACG ACATCTCCCAGCCTGTCCGGATCGTCCTCTACagcatcatcttcctcctcagcctcaTAGGCAACagcatcatcatcgtcgtccTCCTGCATGTAAAACGAAGATCGCGGATCACCATCACCAATCTGTTCCTGCTGTCCCTGGCAGTGAGCGACCTCATGATCTCCCTGGTGTGCATCCCCTTCACCTTAGTCCCCAACGTCATGAAGGATTTCATCTTTGGCCTCGGCATGTGCAAGATGGTCATGTACTTCATGG GCGTCTCGGTCAGCGTTTCCACCTTCAACCTGGTGGCCATCTCCATCGAGCGCTACTATGCCATTTGCAGCCCCCTCGCTTCCATGGCGTGGCAGACAAGGAGCCACGCCAAAAAGGTCATCACCGCCACTTGGGTGGTGTCCTCCATCTTGATGCTGCCCTACCCGATTTCCAGCACCCTGATTCCCTTCACCCGCCTCGACAACAGCACGGGACACATGTGTCGCCTGGTATGGCCCAACGCAGTGTTCCAGCAGTCCTG GTACATcgcgctgctgctggtgctttTCCTGATTCCTGGTATCATGATGGCGACGGCCTACGGACGCATCTGCGTGAAGCTGTACAAGGGAATCAGGCGAGCGCAGTCCCTGAAGAGCTCCAGCAGTG AACGCCACTCCAGTACCGGCAGCGTCAAACCAGCAAACGGCAATGGCTGCAACTCATCTGAGAGCAAGAGAACGAGGAGGAGCAAAAGCGGCGAGTTACCGGAGACGTCCCGAAACTCCAGGCAAAACGAGCTGGTAGCCAATAAACGCGTCATACACATGCTCATAATCATCGTCgttctcttcttcctctgctggaCCCCCATCTACGTCGTCAACGCGTGGAAGGCGTTCGACAAGACCTCGGCGAACCGTCTGACGGGGGCGCCCATCTCTTTCATCCACCTGCTGTCCTACACTTCGTCCTGCGTCAACCCCATCGTGTACTGCTTCATGAACAAACGCTTCCGGCGGGCCATACTGGCTAACTACAAAATCTCGTGGAGAATCCGGAAGTGGTTCTACTATGGGAAGACAAAGAGGCCATCTGTGTTGCACAATGACGTGGAAAGACGATTTACGCTGTCCAGTGGCATGAACGTCTATTCTCAAAGCATGAGAGAGAGCACACCCTGCGTCAACACGAACATCCCCATGACGCAGTGCAGCAAGGTCCCGTGA
- the cckar gene encoding cholecystokinin receptor type A isoform X2 has protein sequence METVTAYDFLINSTDLSNVLSRFGINISDYEPRRGPSPKSNGVSVSVSTFNLVAISIERYYAICSPLASMAWQTRSHAKKVITATWVVSSILMLPYPISSTLIPFTRLDNSTGHMCRLVWPNAVFQQSWYIALLLVLFLIPGIMMATAYGRICVKLYKGIRRAQSLKSSSSERHSSTGSVKPANGNGCNSSESKRTRRSKSGELPETSRNSRQNELVANKRVIHMLIIIVVLFFLCWTPIYVVNAWKAFDKTSANRLTGAPISFIHLLSYTSSCVNPIVYCFMNKRFRRAILANYKISWRIRKWFYYGKTKRPSVLHNDVERRFTLSSGMNVYSQSMRESTPCVNTNIPMTQCSKVP, from the exons ATGGAGACTGTCACGGCCTATGACTTCTTGATTAATTCAACAGATCTGAGCAACGTCTTGAGCCGCTTCGGGATCAATATTTCGGATTACGAGCCAAGACGGGGCCCCTCTCCAAAGTCTAACG GCGTCTCGGTCAGCGTTTCCACCTTCAACCTGGTGGCCATCTCCATCGAGCGCTACTATGCCATTTGCAGCCCCCTCGCTTCCATGGCGTGGCAGACAAGGAGCCACGCCAAAAAGGTCATCACCGCCACTTGGGTGGTGTCCTCCATCTTGATGCTGCCCTACCCGATTTCCAGCACCCTGATTCCCTTCACCCGCCTCGACAACAGCACGGGACACATGTGTCGCCTGGTATGGCCCAACGCAGTGTTCCAGCAGTCCTG GTACATcgcgctgctgctggtgctttTCCTGATTCCTGGTATCATGATGGCGACGGCCTACGGACGCATCTGCGTGAAGCTGTACAAGGGAATCAGGCGAGCGCAGTCCCTGAAGAGCTCCAGCAGTG AACGCCACTCCAGTACCGGCAGCGTCAAACCAGCAAACGGCAATGGCTGCAACTCATCTGAGAGCAAGAGAACGAGGAGGAGCAAAAGCGGCGAGTTACCGGAGACGTCCCGAAACTCCAGGCAAAACGAGCTGGTAGCCAATAAACGCGTCATACACATGCTCATAATCATCGTCgttctcttcttcctctgctggaCCCCCATCTACGTCGTCAACGCGTGGAAGGCGTTCGACAAGACCTCGGCGAACCGTCTGACGGGGGCGCCCATCTCTTTCATCCACCTGCTGTCCTACACTTCGTCCTGCGTCAACCCCATCGTGTACTGCTTCATGAACAAACGCTTCCGGCGGGCCATACTGGCTAACTACAAAATCTCGTGGAGAATCCGGAAGTGGTTCTACTATGGGAAGACAAAGAGGCCATCTGTGTTGCACAATGACGTGGAAAGACGATTTACGCTGTCCAGTGGCATGAACGTCTATTCTCAAAGCATGAGAGAGAGCACACCCTGCGTCAACACGAACATCCCCATGACGCAGTGCAGCAAGGTCCCGTGA
- the tbc1d19 gene encoding TBC1 domain family member 19: MDEGTELSMSIAHIVQRLKGSHLHSQIERQAKDCLHRPEIKLESLKEDVRSFLKTSGWEKKLQNAIYRELHIQLPPSHPTAPLEHLKEPLAYMRKAQASWEKRILKSLNSMSTELGVPLARKRPGAEQKELTNKWNEMGTDEPDLSRFRPVYAPKDFLEVLISLRNPNHDSCEDVSARSHWGLIQVPLNVRDIPQLRQAHAELNLSSGQLGIDDLAHVHPDLFENDYVQIGKKVVMEQDSAAAQQYSRRGCPTGLRADLWALILNSTNQLQDMMHYEQLRAGVIQHNLLVDNLIYKDVKLTASNDDYYFVFEDFLYQVLLCFSRDTAVLEHFKYNSATPPKSYLHGKVGDEEYAVVYPPNGVIPFHGFSMYVAPLCFLYNEPSKLYSVFREMYIRYFFRLHSISSSFSGIVSLCLQFERLLQTHLPQLFYHLRQIGAQPLRIAFKWMVRAFSGYLSTDQLLLLWDRILGYDSLEVVAVLAAAVFAFRAENLMEVTSLASAEAVLADLSTLKVIPLIQIFLFATAI; this comes from the exons ATGGACGAAGGCACCGAGTTATCCATGAGCATCGCCCATATCGTCCAGCGTCTCAAAGGAAGCCATTTACACTCTCAAATAGAGAGGCAAGCTAAA GACTGTTTACATCGTCCTGAGATAAAATTGGAGTCGCTAAAGGAAGACGTGCgcagttttctgaaaacatcAG GTTGggagaaaaagctgcagaatgcCATCTACAGAGAACTTCACAT CCAGCTGCCTCCGAGTCATCCCACGGCTCCGCTGGAGCATCTCAAAGAGCCGCTGGCCTACATGCGTAAAGCTCAG GCCAGCTGGGAGAAGCGCATCCTGAAAAGCCTGAACAGCATGAGCACGGAGCTCGGAGTGCCTCTGGCCCGTAag AGGCCCGGAGCCGAGCAGAAGGAGCTCACCAACAAGTGGAACGAGATGGGCACGGATGAACCAG ACTTAAGTCGCTTCAGGCCCGTTTATGCACCCAAAGACTTCCTCGAG GTGTTGATCAGTTTGCGGAACCCCAACCATGACAGCTGCGAGGACGTCAGCGCCCGGAGCCACTGGGGGCTCATTCAGGTTCCCCTCAACGTCCGAGATATTCCACAGCTG AGGCAGGCGCACGCAGAGCTGAACCTGAGCTCAGGCCAGTTGGGCATTGACGACCTCGCACACGTCCACCCAG ACCTGTTTGAAAATGACTATGTTCAGATCGGCAAAAAAG TTGTAATGGAGCAGGACAGCGCAGCGGCCCAGCAGTACAGCAGGCGGGGCTGCCCCACCGGGCTCCGGGCGGACCTGTGGGCCCTCATCCTGAACTCCACCAACCAGCTGCAG GACATGATGCACTATGAACAGCTCAGGGCTGGAGTGATCCAACACAACCTGCTGGTAGACAACCTCATCTACAAG GATGTCAAACTCACCGCCAGTAACGACGactactactttgtgtttgaagaTTTCCTCTATCAG GTACTATTGTGTTTCTCACGGGACACCGCCGTCTTGGAGCACTTCAAGTACAACAGCGCCACTCCGCCTAAATCCTACCTACACG GGAAAGTGGGAGACGAAGAGTATGCTGTCGTTTATCCTCCAAACG gTGTTATCCCCTTCCATGGCTTTTCTATGTATG TGGCGCCCTTGTGTTTCTTGTACAACGAGCCGTCCAAACTCTACAGCGTCTTCCGGGAAATGTACATCCGCTACTTTTTTAGGCTGCACTCcatctcttcttctttctcG ggcATAGTGTCCCTGTGCCTGCAGTTTGAGAGGCTACTCCAAACCCACCTGCCTCAGCTCTTCTACCATCTTCGACAGATCGGTGCCCAGCC GCTGCGTATTGCCTTTAAGTGGATGGTCCGGGCCTTTTCCGGATACCTTTCCACCGATCAGCTGCTCCTTCTTTGGGATCGAATCCTCGGGTATGACTCGCTGGAGGTGGTTGCAG TCCTTGCAGCTGCGGTGTTTGCCTTCCGTGCTGAGAACCTGATGGAGGTGACGTCACTGGCCTCGGCTGAG GCCGTCCTCGCCGACCTCTCGACTCTGAAGGTCATACCGCTCATCCAGATCTTTCTTTTCGCCACCGCCATATGA